From a single Oxalobacter vibrioformis genomic region:
- the thiL gene encoding thiamine-phosphate kinase has product MPSEFDLIARFFTRPTPDITLGIGDDCALLTPKPGMQTAISCDMLVSGIHFFADTDPRQLGHKSLAVNLSDLAAMGARPVAFTLALSLPASDEAWLKPFSEGLFALAEKHHCELIGGDTTRGPLSVCITVLGEVPSGEALRRDQARVGDDIWVSGTLGEARAALEFLKGTISLDAEVMGDALTHLQMPTPRVELGMAIRRHAHAAIDLSDGLIGDLSHILNRSKAGATINIDTLPAGQVLHDQPHDFQLRCMLAGGDDYELCFTAPVSSRTAILEAARQTGTAVAVIGTIEKAAGLRLVNAKGEPQAFADKSFDHFSTT; this is encoded by the coding sequence ATGCCCTCTGAATTTGATCTCATCGCCCGTTTTTTCACTCGTCCGACACCGGATATTACCCTGGGCATAGGCGATGATTGTGCGCTCTTGACGCCAAAGCCAGGGATGCAAACTGCCATCTCATGCGATATGCTGGTATCGGGTATTCACTTTTTTGCTGATACCGATCCCAGGCAATTGGGACATAAATCACTGGCGGTTAACCTGTCTGATCTCGCGGCCATGGGCGCAAGACCTGTTGCCTTTACCCTTGCGCTCTCATTACCGGCTTCTGATGAAGCCTGGCTGAAACCCTTTTCCGAGGGACTTTTCGCACTGGCTGAAAAACATCATTGTGAGTTGATTGGAGGGGATACCACCCGCGGGCCCTTGAGTGTCTGTATTACCGTGTTAGGGGAAGTGCCATCCGGCGAAGCACTGCGAAGGGATCAGGCCAGAGTGGGTGATGACATCTGGGTTTCCGGCACACTGGGAGAAGCACGCGCCGCACTGGAATTTCTGAAAGGCACCATCTCTCTGGATGCTGAAGTCATGGGAGACGCCTTAACCCATCTCCAGATGCCGACCCCGCGCGTCGAACTGGGTATGGCAATCCGCCGGCATGCCCATGCTGCGATTGATTTATCTGATGGCCTGATTGGTGATTTATCCCATATCCTGAACCGCTCCAAAGCAGGGGCAACCATCAACATTGATACCCTGCCAGCCGGGCAGGTTCTTCATGACCAGCCGCATGATTTCCAGTTGCGCTGCATGCTGGCCGGGGGCGATGATTATGAGCTGTGTTTTACAGCGCCCGTATCCAGCCGCACTGCCATACTTGAAGCGGCCCGACAGACGGGAACGGCTGTCGCAGTGATTGGCACCATAGAAAAAGCCGCAGGCCTGCGACTGGTCAATGCCAAAGGAGAACCACAGGCTTTTGCTGATAAATCTTTCGACCACTTTTCAACGACATGA
- a CDS encoding phosphatidylglycerophosphatase A family protein, which yields MSEAQTPSSRIRPDKRFLLSHPAHFISLGFGSGLSPIMPGTAGTLFGWLIFYALTTSWPEVFTQMAWSIIVVLGFILGIWTCTKSGNALNSPDDGSMVWDEIIGIWLVLLIFMPTTLLGQCWLFLLFRLFDMTKPPPIRQVDAQLKGGLGVMADDILAAIYAIIAYVLMAFALPGITS from the coding sequence ATGAGCGAAGCACAAACGCCATCATCCCGAATCAGGCCCGATAAGCGTTTTCTTTTATCGCATCCGGCGCATTTCATTTCACTGGGTTTTGGCAGTGGCCTTTCTCCCATCATGCCCGGCACGGCCGGCACACTCTTCGGATGGCTGATTTTTTATGCTCTGACAACAAGCTGGCCTGAGGTTTTTACCCAGATGGCCTGGAGCATCATTGTTGTTCTGGGTTTCATACTGGGCATCTGGACATGCACAAAAAGCGGAAATGCCTTAAACAGCCCCGATGATGGCAGCATGGTCTGGGATGAAATCATCGGGATATGGCTTGTCTTGCTGATATTCATGCCCACAACCCTTCTGGGACAATGCTGGCTTTTTTTACTTTTCCGGCTCTTTGACATGACCAAGCCTCCGCCTATCCGCCAGGTGGATGCCCAATTGAAAGGCGGTCTGGGCGTCATGGCAGATGATATCCTTGCTGCGATTTATGCCATAATCGCTTATGTGCTGATGGCGTTTGCCCTGCCTGGCATAACGTCATAA
- a CDS encoding CinA family protein, producing MTDIFQLATRLGNELLRKKEMLVTAESCTGGGIAQAITDIPGSSQWFDCGWVTYSNLSKTGMLHVSETLIRQYGAVSGEVVSAMAKGALQAANGSIAIATTGIAGPDGATPAKPVGTVWFGLAANNWIHTERQCFSGDRQTVREKSVEHALMLLLEFIETGQIKNTSGTAD from the coding sequence ATGACAGACATTTTTCAACTGGCAACCCGACTGGGCAATGAACTGCTCCGAAAAAAAGAAATGCTCGTCACAGCGGAATCCTGCACTGGCGGGGGAATTGCCCAAGCGATAACAGATATTCCCGGTTCTTCCCAATGGTTTGACTGCGGATGGGTAACCTACTCCAATCTGTCAAAAACCGGTATGCTCCATGTTTCTGAAACACTGATCCGGCAATATGGCGCCGTCAGCGGCGAAGTCGTTTCTGCCATGGCAAAAGGTGCACTGCAGGCCGCTAACGGTTCCATCGCGATAGCCACCACAGGCATAGCCGGCCCCGACGGGGCAACGCCAGCCAAACCGGTGGGAACCGTCTGGTTCGGACTGGCAGCAAATAACTGGATACATACCGAGCGACAGTGCTTTTCGGGTGACCGTCAGACCGTACGGGAAAAAAGTGTGGAACATGCACTGATGCTGCTTCTCGAATTCATCGAAACAGGGCAAATAAAAAACACATCAGGAACCGCTGATTAA
- the sucD gene encoding succinate--CoA ligase subunit alpha — MSILINKNTRVIVQGLTGKTGAFHTEMSQNYAFGKECYVGGVTPKKGGTTFLDIPVFETVAEAKKQTGATVSVIYVPPPFAAAAIDEAVEAEMDLVICITEGIPVRDMIRTRDRMNGKKTILVGPNCPGIITPDELKIGIMPGHIHRKGTIGVVSKSGTLTYESAGQLAEFGLGQSTVVGVGGDPVNGLKHIDVLKMFNDDPETEAVIMVGEIGGNDEETAARWAKDNMKKPIIGFIAGVTAPPGKRMGHAGAIISGGKGTAQEKLAVMEECGITVTRNPGEIGKTLKSVLK, encoded by the coding sequence ATGTCTATTCTGATTAACAAAAATACACGCGTGATTGTTCAGGGCCTGACCGGAAAAACCGGCGCATTCCACACTGAAATGTCACAAAATTATGCCTTTGGCAAGGAATGCTATGTCGGTGGTGTTACCCCGAAAAAGGGGGGGACCACCTTCCTGGACATTCCGGTCTTTGAGACGGTCGCTGAGGCAAAAAAACAGACAGGCGCAACCGTTTCTGTCATCTATGTGCCGCCTCCGTTTGCTGCTGCCGCGATTGATGAAGCGGTTGAAGCGGAAATGGACCTGGTCATCTGCATTACCGAAGGTATCCCGGTTCGTGACATGATTCGCACCCGTGACAGGATGAATGGCAAGAAAACTATTCTTGTCGGCCCGAACTGCCCGGGTATCATCACACCGGATGAGCTCAAGATCGGCATCATGCCTGGTCACATCCACAGAAAAGGCACCATTGGCGTGGTTTCCAAGTCAGGCACCCTGACCTACGAATCTGCCGGTCAGCTTGCCGAGTTTGGCCTGGGACAATCCACGGTTGTTGGCGTGGGTGGTGACCCGGTCAATGGACTCAAGCACATTGATGTGCTGAAGATGTTCAATGACGATCCGGAGACGGAAGCCGTCATCATGGTTGGCGAAATCGGTGGCAATGATGAAGAGACTGCTGCAAGATGGGCAAAGGACAATATGAAAAAGCCGATTATCGGTTTTATCGCAGGTGTCACTGCGCCTCCAGGAAAGCGTATGGGTCATGCCGGTGCCATTATCTCTGGCGGCAAGGGTACGGCTCAGGAGAAACTCGCTGTGATGGAAGAGTGCGGGATTACCGTTACCAGAAATCCAGGCGAAATCGGAAAGACCCTGAAATCCGTTCTGAAGTAA
- the sucC gene encoding ADP-forming succinate--CoA ligase subunit beta, with protein MNIHEYQGKEILRKYGVITPRGVPCFSVNEAVEAAENLGGKVWVVKAQIHAGGRGKGGGVKVARSIDEVEQYASDILGMTLVTHQTGPEGREVKRLLIEEGADIAKEYYIGMVVDRETQRVALMASSEGGMDIEDVAHNTPELIHKVFINPNTGLTDAEGEDIARKIGVPDVAVKEACQFMQGLYKAFDETDASLAEINPLVLTGDNRIIALDAKFNFDSNGMYRQPEVSGMRDFDEEDPDEIAASKFDLTYIALDGDIACMVNGAGLAMATMDIIKLFGGEPANFLDVGGGATTERVTEAFKIMLANPKVKCILVNIFGGIMRCDVIANGIVEAARQVELRVPLVVRLEGTNVELGKEILAKSGLPIISADGMTDAAQKAIKAAKG; from the coding sequence ATGAATATTCATGAATATCAGGGAAAAGAGATTTTACGCAAATATGGTGTAATAACTCCTCGTGGTGTTCCCTGTTTTAGTGTTAATGAAGCCGTTGAGGCTGCAGAAAACCTGGGTGGAAAAGTCTGGGTGGTAAAAGCGCAGATTCACGCAGGTGGTCGCGGAAAAGGCGGTGGTGTCAAAGTGGCCAGGTCAATTGATGAGGTCGAGCAATATGCCAGTGATATTCTGGGCATGACACTGGTTACCCACCAGACCGGTCCTGAAGGCCGCGAAGTCAAGCGTCTGCTGATTGAAGAAGGTGCGGATATTGCCAAGGAATACTATATCGGCATGGTTGTGGATCGCGAAACACAGCGTGTTGCATTGATGGCATCATCCGAAGGCGGTATGGATATTGAAGATGTGGCGCATAATACGCCCGAACTGATCCACAAGGTTTTCATTAATCCGAACACCGGCCTGACCGATGCGGAAGGTGAAGACATCGCCAGAAAAATCGGTGTGCCTGATGTTGCCGTAAAAGAAGCATGCCAATTCATGCAGGGTCTGTACAAGGCATTTGACGAGACAGACGCTTCGCTGGCAGAAATCAATCCGCTGGTTCTGACCGGGGATAACCGCATCATTGCACTGGACGCCAAATTCAATTTCGACTCAAACGGGATGTATCGTCAGCCGGAAGTTTCCGGTATGCGTGACTTTGACGAAGAAGATCCGGATGAAATCGCCGCGTCGAAGTTTGATCTGACCTATATTGCCCTTGATGGTGATATTGCCTGTATGGTTAATGGTGCCGGTCTGGCCATGGCAACCATGGATATCATCAAATTGTTCGGTGGTGAGCCGGCCAACTTCCTTGACGTGGGTGGTGGTGCAACAACAGAAAGGGTGACGGAAGCTTTCAAGATCATGCTCGCCAATCCCAAGGTCAAGTGTATTCTCGTGAATATCTTCGGCGGCATCATGCGTTGTGATGTTATCGCAAACGGTATCGTTGAAGCCGCACGTCAGGTAGAACTGAGAGTCCCCCTGGTTGTCCGTCTTGAAGGAACCAATGTCGAGCTTGGCAAGGAAATTCTGGCCAAGTCCGGTTTACCGATTATTTCTGCCGATGGCATGACGGATGCCGCACAAAAGGCAATCAAAGCAGCTAAGGGGTAA
- the frc gene encoding formyl-CoA transferase: protein MGTRAALSGVRVLDMTHVQAGPTASQLLAWLGADVIKLEPPNGDITRQQLRHIQGVDSLYFTMLNSNKRSITVNMKSKAGSQVFEELIRNCDVLMENFGPGVLERLGYSYETINSINPAIIVASIKGFGSSGPYADYKAYEPIAQAMGGSMSTTGFPENPPTITGSQVGDTGTGLHLVIGICAALYQRTHNGNKGQYVETAMQESVMNLCRVKFRDHSRLMGGKAELTEYSRPTMGLTATPRAGNDSGGGQLGNCIPCKPHGLNDYVYMVVQEAIWPTLARIMGGEELVNDERFSKIGERRKNQAELWKIISDFAASYTKFELTALFNEKDIPCGPVLTTEEIANDAHIAHRNMWVRVEGHPGGDYFTVGMPIKMSEGTVEKILPAPLLGEHTDEVLKEVCGFDDATVVKLKEQGAFTNPRKK from the coding sequence ATGGGTACCAGAGCAGCATTATCAGGTGTACGCGTGCTTGATATGACCCACGTACAGGCAGGTCCGACTGCATCACAGCTTCTGGCCTGGCTGGGTGCTGACGTCATCAAACTGGAACCACCAAATGGTGACATCACCCGCCAACAGTTGCGCCACATCCAGGGCGTAGACAGCCTGTACTTCACGATGTTGAACAGCAACAAACGCTCCATTACCGTTAACATGAAGAGCAAAGCGGGCAGCCAGGTATTTGAGGAACTGATCAGAAATTGTGATGTCCTCATGGAAAATTTTGGCCCGGGCGTGCTTGAAAGGCTCGGCTATTCCTACGAAACCATCAACAGTATCAACCCGGCCATTATCGTTGCCTCCATCAAGGGCTTCGGTTCATCCGGCCCATATGCTGACTACAAAGCCTATGAGCCGATTGCACAGGCAATGGGGGGCTCCATGTCCACTACGGGTTTCCCGGAAAACCCGCCGACCATCACTGGTTCCCAGGTTGGTGATACAGGTACCGGTTTGCATCTGGTTATCGGTATTTGCGCGGCCCTGTATCAGCGTACGCATAATGGCAACAAAGGCCAGTATGTTGAAACTGCCATGCAGGAATCCGTCATGAACCTGTGCCGCGTCAAATTCCGTGACCACAGCCGTCTTATGGGGGGGAAGGCCGAACTCACCGAGTACAGCCGTCCCACCATGGGTCTGACTGCCACGCCGCGTGCCGGTAACGACTCCGGGGGCGGTCAGCTTGGTAATTGTATTCCCTGTAAACCACACGGTCTGAATGACTATGTTTACATGGTCGTCCAGGAAGCCATCTGGCCGACACTGGCGCGTATCATGGGGGGTGAAGAGCTCGTCAACGACGAGCGCTTTTCCAAGATTGGTGAGCGCCGCAAGAATCAGGCAGAACTGTGGAAAATCATCTCTGACTTTGCTGCCAGTTATACCAAGTTTGAATTGACTGCCCTCTTCAACGAAAAAGACATCCCGTGCGGCCCTGTTTTGACGACTGAAGAAATTGCCAACGACGCCCACATTGCGCATCGCAATATGTGGGTCAGGGTTGAAGGCCATCCGGGCGGGGATTATTTCACTGTGGGTATGCCGATCAAGATGTCGGAAGGGACTGTTGAGAAGATCCTGCCGGCACCGCTTCTGGGCGAGCATACCGACGAGGTACTGAAAGAGGTTTGCGGTTTTGACGATGCGACAGTAGTAAAACTCAAAGAGCAGGGTGCGTTTACCAATCCACGGAAAAAATAA
- a CDS encoding B12-binding domain-containing radical SAM protein, with amino-acid sequence MTILLTTLNARYAHCSLGLRYLHANMGKHRERTRIMELVIGINPAIAAERILAEQPSIICMGVYIWNAEETARLVSLLKAISPTTPILLGGPEISHEAGSQPLAKMADYVISGWGEATVPELCDHILNGTPPEEKFHKGKQLDLNDIVMPYDLYTDEDIANRTLYVEASRGCPFRCEFCLSSLDKTAWAFDTDRFLAEMEKLYVRGARSFKFVDRTFNLNTKKCRQILQFFLDKIHADPSDPVFVHFEVVPDHLSDALKEAIQPFPAGTLQLEVGVQTFNPEVQDRISRKQDNNKSEANIRWLRNHSQAHLHTDLIAGLPGETLESFAAGFDRLVALAPHEIQVGILKRLRGTPILRHTEAFGLAFDPAPPYTILATADIDFFTMQRLVRFARFWDLVANSGRFARTLPMILADSPFTRFMDLSDWLYKTGRTTHAIALDRLASLVTEWLVLKGADADQVRITIGQDYAGKTHMKRHKETANATLPNEPRQAHVRQSRHI; translated from the coding sequence ATGACCATCCTCCTGACCACACTGAATGCCCGGTATGCCCACTGCTCATTAGGCCTGCGTTACCTGCACGCCAATATGGGGAAACACCGGGAACGCACGCGTATCATGGAACTGGTTATCGGCATCAACCCTGCCATTGCCGCTGAAAGAATCCTGGCAGAGCAACCGTCCATCATCTGCATGGGGGTATACATCTGGAATGCGGAAGAAACCGCCAGGCTCGTTTCCCTGCTCAAGGCAATCTCGCCAACGACGCCCATCCTGCTTGGCGGACCTGAAATCTCGCATGAGGCTGGATCGCAACCACTGGCGAAAATGGCTGATTATGTCATCAGCGGCTGGGGTGAAGCAACGGTTCCCGAGCTGTGCGATCACATCCTGAACGGCACGCCTCCCGAAGAAAAATTTCATAAGGGAAAACAGCTGGACTTAAACGATATTGTGATGCCTTACGATCTTTATACCGATGAGGATATTGCCAATCGCACCCTGTATGTCGAAGCGTCTCGCGGCTGTCCCTTTCGTTGCGAATTCTGCCTTTCCTCACTGGACAAAACCGCCTGGGCATTTGATACCGACCGCTTCCTTGCGGAAATGGAAAAACTTTACGTGCGCGGTGCCCGAAGTTTTAAATTCGTGGATCGCACGTTCAATCTGAATACAAAAAAATGCCGGCAGATCCTTCAGTTTTTCCTGGACAAAATTCATGCCGATCCTTCTGACCCGGTTTTTGTTCATTTCGAGGTCGTACCGGACCATCTGTCAGATGCGCTGAAAGAAGCCATCCAGCCGTTTCCCGCCGGGACATTGCAACTGGAAGTCGGGGTGCAAACGTTCAATCCGGAAGTACAGGACCGAATCAGCCGGAAGCAGGACAACAACAAAAGCGAAGCCAATATCCGGTGGCTGAGAAATCACAGCCAGGCACACCTGCATACCGACCTGATTGCCGGACTGCCAGGTGAAACACTGGAAAGCTTTGCCGCTGGGTTTGACCGGCTGGTTGCACTGGCCCCCCATGAAATACAGGTCGGTATTTTAAAGCGGCTGCGCGGTACGCCCATCCTCCGCCATACAGAAGCTTTCGGACTGGCTTTTGATCCGGCGCCTCCCTATACCATCCTGGCAACAGCGGATATTGATTTCTTCACCATGCAGCGGTTGGTCCGTTTTGCCCGTTTCTGGGATCTTGTCGCCAATTCCGGGCGTTTCGCCAGAACACTGCCGATGATCCTCGCAGACAGCCCTTTTACCCGCTTCATGGATCTGTCAGACTGGCTGTACAAGACGGGACGAACAACCCATGCCATTGCACTTGACCGGCTGGCCTCTCTTGTCACGGAATGGCTGGTATTAAAAGGGGCGGACGCTGACCAGGTCAGAATCACCATCGGCCAGGACTATGCTGGCAAAACCCATATGAAACGGCATAAAGAAACGGCCAATGCCACCCTGCCCAACGAACCCAGGCAGGCACATGTCCGCCAGAGCCGTCATATATGA
- the corA gene encoding magnesium/cobalt transporter CorA, producing MINVFILQNGRLSQVPIDSKADLENVAPVWVDLTSPTEDERLWVKNIFGVTMPDEDEVKDIEASARYYEAENGDIHLRTDFRIDDEEGPQTITVAFILARGMLFSVHPEDLPVFRLVRMRARSRPGSITDYKDVLLDLYATDAEYSADALEGIYRNLEDVSIRVLQETFTDQDAAATLSAIAKEEDLNGRIRRSMMDTRRAVSFLMRGRLLDSEQFEEARQILRDIESLDGHTSFLFDKINFLMDATVGFININQNKIIKIFSVASVVFLPPTLIASIYGMNFHILPELTWDFGYPFALLLMIGSAVAPFWYFRRRGWLN from the coding sequence ATGATCAATGTGTTTATCTTGCAGAATGGCCGTTTAAGCCAGGTTCCGATTGATTCCAAGGCGGACCTGGAAAATGTCGCGCCTGTCTGGGTTGATCTGACCTCACCTACCGAAGATGAGCGCCTGTGGGTCAAAAATATTTTTGGCGTCACCATGCCGGATGAGGATGAGGTCAAGGATATTGAAGCCTCTGCCCGTTATTACGAAGCGGAAAATGGTGATATCCATCTCAGGACAGACTTCCGTATTGATGATGAAGAAGGGCCGCAGACGATAACGGTTGCATTTATCCTGGCCCGCGGGATGCTGTTTTCCGTGCATCCTGAGGATCTCCCGGTATTTCGTCTGGTCCGGATGCGTGCGCGTTCACGGCCTGGTTCCATCACGGATTACAAGGATGTTCTCCTTGATCTGTATGCAACGGACGCCGAATATTCCGCCGATGCGCTGGAAGGCATCTATCGCAATCTGGAAGATGTGAGTATTCGCGTTTTGCAGGAAACTTTCACGGACCAGGATGCGGCAGCAACGCTTTCCGCCATTGCCAAGGAAGAAGACTTGAATGGCCGTATCCGGCGCAGCATGATGGATACCCGGCGGGCGGTCAGCTTTTTGATGCGGGGACGGCTTCTCGATTCGGAACAATTCGAGGAAGCCCGCCAGATTCTCCGGGATATTGAATCACTGGATGGTCATACCTCGTTTCTTTTCGATAAGATCAACTTCCTGATGGATGCCACGGTTGGTTTTATCAACATCAACCAGAACAAGATCATCAAGATTTTCTCGGTTGCCAGCGTGGTCTTTTTGCCGCCAACACTTATCGCCAGCATTTATGGCATGAATTTCCATATTCTGCCGGAACTGACCTGGGATTTTGGTTATCCCTTTGCCTTGCTTTTGATGATAGGCAGCGCCGTTGCGCCTTTCTGGTATTTCCGCCGCCGCGGCTGGCTTAATTAA
- the mtgA gene encoding monofunctional biosynthetic peptidoglycan transglycosylase, producing MKSFFVWVKKYRYWILLAPVAFFSLIQLYYFCQIAWWVKFNPESTSFMRQQLAVLRKNNPKAELKHKWVPYNQISRNLKRAIIASEDANFSAHEGVDWEALMRAYEKNLKKGKVVAGGSTITQQLAKNLFLSGSRSYFRKVQELIITYMLEFLMDKERIFEIYLNVVEFGRGVFGAEAAARHYYGVSAAGLGPEQAARLAVMLPNPRYYGTLRDSSYLAQRTQIILRRMGSAALPKKPLPPPKKAVSGRKK from the coding sequence ATGAAGTCATTTTTCGTCTGGGTAAAAAAATACCGTTACTGGATACTTCTTGCGCCGGTTGCCTTTTTTTCCCTGATCCAACTGTATTATTTCTGCCAGATAGCCTGGTGGGTCAAGTTCAATCCTGAGTCGACCAGCTTCATGCGTCAGCAACTGGCGGTTCTCAGAAAAAATAACCCCAAGGCAGAACTCAAACATAAATGGGTACCTTATAACCAGATATCACGAAATCTGAAGCGTGCCATCATTGCCTCGGAAGATGCCAATTTTTCTGCCCATGAAGGGGTGGATTGGGAGGCCCTGATGCGGGCTTATGAAAAAAATCTGAAGAAGGGAAAAGTGGTTGCCGGAGGATCAACCATTACCCAGCAGTTGGCCAAAAATCTGTTTCTTTCCGGGAGCCGGAGTTATTTTCGCAAGGTGCAGGAGCTGATCATCACCTATATGCTGGAGTTCCTGATGGACAAGGAACGGATTTTCGAGATATACCTGAATGTGGTTGAGTTTGGCCGCGGGGTTTTTGGCGCGGAAGCTGCTGCACGGCATTATTACGGGGTATCCGCAGCCGGCCTTGGGCCTGAGCAGGCGGCCAGACTCGCCGTCATGCTGCCCAATCCGCGTTATTACGGTACGCTCAGGGATTCCAGTTACCTGGCTCAGCGCACACAGATTATCCTGCGAAGGATGGGGTCCGCCGCGCTGCCGAAAAAGCCCTTGCCGCCGCCGAAAAAGGCGGTATCGGGCCGTAAAAAATAA
- the aroE gene encoding shikimate dehydrogenase: MSAPDRYAVIGNPVAHSKSPDIHALFAMQTHQNMRYQHLLAPLDGFEATVMQFVAEGGKGLNVTVPFKLEAFKLATSLTPRAQAAGAVNTLKFEEGIIIGDNTDGKGLMVDIVENAGYPVAGARVLLLGAGGAARGVIQPLLALRPARLMIANRSVDNARELADFFSSAGKVDVSAYAALQEPFDIIINATSAGLSNEMPPVPAAVFRPSALALDMVYGDRPTPFLDFAATHGAVVRDGFGMLVEQAAESFFLWRGVRPATEPVFSALRPQAA; the protein is encoded by the coding sequence ATGTCTGCCCCCGATCGTTATGCTGTTATAGGAAATCCGGTTGCGCACAGCAAGTCACCGGACATTCATGCCCTGTTTGCCATGCAGACGCATCAGAATATGCGGTATCAGCATCTGCTTGCCCCTCTGGATGGTTTTGAGGCAACCGTTATGCAATTCGTTGCTGAAGGCGGCAAAGGCCTGAATGTGACCGTACCATTCAAGCTGGAGGCTTTTAAGCTTGCCACGTCATTGACGCCGCGAGCACAGGCTGCAGGCGCGGTGAATACCCTGAAATTCGAAGAGGGCATCATCATTGGCGACAATACGGATGGCAAGGGATTGATGGTGGATATCGTTGAAAATGCCGGTTATCCGGTTGCGGGTGCCCGTGTCCTGCTTTTGGGAGCCGGCGGCGCGGCGCGTGGCGTGATCCAGCCGCTTTTGGCGCTGCGTCCGGCAAGACTGATGATTGCCAATCGCAGTGTGGATAATGCCAGGGAACTGGCTGACTTTTTTTCGTCTGCCGGCAAAGTGGATGTTTCCGCCTACGCTGCATTGCAGGAGCCATTCGATATCATTATCAATGCGACTTCAGCAGGGCTGAGTAATGAGATGCCGCCTGTGCCGGCTGCCGTTTTCAGGCCATCTGCACTGGCTCTGGATATGGTTTATGGTGACAGACCGACGCCTTTTCTGGATTTTGCGGCAACGCATGGTGCTGTCGTGCGCGATGGTTTTGGCATGCTGGTTGAGCAGGCGGCAGAATCCTTTTTTCTCTGGCGGGGGGTGCGCCCGGCCACGGAGCCGGTATTTTCTGCCTTGAGGCCGCAGGCAGCATGA
- a CDS encoding TonB family protein, whose protein sequence is MFVRFVPPRAFHIVPPDPTLEVVLVNAKAKGAPLHPDAVAQANLDGGGTKEKGRPSSPLPDSSRVADGDVLASSQRRIEELQKEQKQLAAKLKDELKTSVPQVRENPSANESGDAGVTTQTDSQQGVAGRAAAIDRTISEQASRPKKVFISPRTREVGHAMYYKSMQRKIENIGTLNFPQRNGRKLYGELVVTIPVAQDGTLYEKEGGPRVERSSGNAALDNAALRIVRRAAPFGPFPPKMRSAIASEVWVIETRFRFTRDEALETES, encoded by the coding sequence ATGTTCGTCCGTTTTGTCCCTCCCCGTGCCTTTCATATCGTGCCGCCCGATCCCACCCTGGAAGTCGTGCTGGTGAATGCCAAGGCCAAAGGCGCGCCTTTACATCCTGACGCCGTTGCCCAGGCCAATCTGGATGGCGGTGGAACAAAAGAGAAGGGACGGCCCAGTTCACCGTTACCTGATTCCAGCCGGGTTGCTGATGGGGATGTGCTGGCTTCATCGCAGCGCCGGATAGAAGAATTGCAAAAAGAACAAAAACAGTTGGCCGCCAAACTGAAGGATGAGCTAAAGACCAGCGTGCCGCAGGTCAGGGAAAATCCATCGGCAAATGAATCCGGTGATGCCGGTGTCACGACACAGACCGACAGCCAGCAAGGGGTTGCGGGGCGGGCCGCTGCAATTGACCGCACGATTTCAGAGCAGGCCAGCCGTCCCAAAAAGGTATTTATTTCTCCGCGGACACGGGAAGTCGGGCACGCCATGTATTACAAATCCATGCAGCGGAAAATTGAAAATATCGGTACACTGAATTTTCCGCAGCGAAATGGCCGGAAACTCTATGGTGAACTGGTGGTCACTATTCCGGTTGCACAGGATGGCACACTCTACGAAAAAGAGGGAGGACCCCGGGTGGAAAGATCGTCCGGCAATGCCGCGCTTGACAATGCCGCATTGCGGATTGTCCGAAGGGCGGCGCCTTTTGGCCCGTTTCCGCCCAAAATGCGTTCTGCGATCGCAAGCGAAGTCTGGGTTATCGAAACGCGCTTCCGCTTTACCCGGGATGAAGCGCTGGAAACCGAGTCCTGA